A window of Pseudomonas alcaliphila JAB1 genomic DNA:
GAGCTGGCCGGCCGTGGCTTCCAGGCCCTCGGCGTGTCGCTGGTGATCCATCCGGAAAACCCCTACGTGCCGACTTCGCACGCCAACGTGCGCTTCTTCAGTGCCCAGAAGGCAGGCGAAGAGCCGGTGTGGTGGTTCGGCGGCGGTTTCGACCTCACGCCCTACTACGCCAATGAAGAAGACTGCGTACACTGGCACCAGGTCGCGCATGACGCCTGTGCGCCATTCGGTGCCGAGGTCTATCCCAAGTTCAAGGCCTGGTGCGATCGCTACTTCCACCTCAAGCATCGCGGTGAGCCGCGCGGCATCGGCGGGCTGTTTTTCGACGACCTCAACGAGTGGGACTTCGACACCAGCTTCGCCTTCATGCGTGCCATCGGTGACGCCTACATCCAGGCCTACCTGCCCATTGTCCAGCGCCGCAAGCTGATGCCGTTCGGCGAGCGCGAGCGTGAGTTCCAGGCTTTCCGCCGTGGCCGCTACGTCGAGTTCAACCTGGTGTTCGACCGTGGCACGCTGTTCGGCCTGCAGTCCGGCGGGCGCACCGAGTCGATCCTCATGTCGCTGCCACCACATGTGCGCTGGGGCTATGACTGGAAGCCGCAGCCGGGCAGCGAGGAAGCTCGCCTGACCGAGTACTTCCTGACCGATCGTGATTGGCTTTCGGCCACGTCATGATCCCGTAGCCCAATGCAATCCGGGACAGTTCATAGGCCGCCCCGGATTTCATTGGGCTACGAACTGGCGCCATTTCCCCGTAGGAGACCGCTTGCGGGTGATCTGGCCCGAGAGCAAATCGCCAGCAAGCTGGCTCCTACACAAACAGGACTTTCCATGGACCGCTACTGCGTCTTCGGCAACCCCATCGGCCACAGCAAATCGCCGCTGATCCACCGCCTGTTCGCCGAGCAAACCGGCCAGGTGTTGACCTACGATGCACGCCTGGCGCCGCTGGACGACTTCACTGGCAATGCCCGCGCCTTTTTCGCCGAAGGCCTGGGCGGCAACGTCACCGTGCCGTTCAAGGAAGAGGCCTTTCGCCTGGCCGACGAACTCACCGAGCGCGCCCGTCGAGCCGGCGCGGTGAATACCCTGAAGAAACTGGCCGACGGCCGCCTGCTGGGTGACAACACCGACGGTGCTGGCTTGACCCGTGACCTGCAGGACAACGCCGGTTTCAGCTTGGCCGGCAAGCGCATCCTCGTGCTCGGTGCCGGCGGTGCCGTGCGCGGTGTGCTCGAACCCTTCCTGGCGCAGAAGCCGGCGGTGCTGGTGATCGCCAACCGTACCGTGGCCAAGGCCGAACAACTGGTGCGTGAATTTGCCGACCTAGGCCCGCTGGTGGCCGCTGGCTTCGACTGGATCGATGCGCCGGTGGACCTGATCGTCAACGGCACTTCCGCCAGCCTCGGTGGTGAGCTGCCGCCGATTGCGCCGAGCCTGATCCAGCCCGGTCATACCGTCTGCTACGACATGATGTACGGCCGTGAGGCAACCGCCTTCAACCGCTGGGCAGCCGAGCAGGGCGCGGCGCGCTGCCTGGATGGCCTCGGCATGCTGGTCGAGCAGGCGGCCGAGGCGTTCGAGCTATGGCGTGGAGTGCGCCCTGACACGGCGCCGGTGCTGGCTGAGCTGCGCCGTCAACTGGCGGGTTGAACGGGCATGGACGAACAAGCGCTGCCGAGGATCAGGGGCTATCACGCCCATGTTTACTTCGACGCCAGCACCCTCGATCAGGCCCGTGCGCTGTGC
This region includes:
- the hemF gene encoding oxygen-dependent coproporphyrinogen oxidase — its product is MTDRTEAVKAYLLDLQDRICSALQAEDGQAVFAEDAWQRPAGGGGRTRVIENGALIEKGGVNFSHVFGDSLPPSASAHRPELAGRGFQALGVSLVIHPENPYVPTSHANVRFFSAQKAGEEPVWWFGGGFDLTPYYANEEDCVHWHQVAHDACAPFGAEVYPKFKAWCDRYFHLKHRGEPRGIGGLFFDDLNEWDFDTSFAFMRAIGDAYIQAYLPIVQRRKLMPFGEREREFQAFRRGRYVEFNLVFDRGTLFGLQSGGRTESILMSLPPHVRWGYDWKPQPGSEEARLTEYFLTDRDWLSATS
- the aroE gene encoding shikimate dehydrogenase; translated protein: MDRYCVFGNPIGHSKSPLIHRLFAEQTGQVLTYDARLAPLDDFTGNARAFFAEGLGGNVTVPFKEEAFRLADELTERARRAGAVNTLKKLADGRLLGDNTDGAGLTRDLQDNAGFSLAGKRILVLGAGGAVRGVLEPFLAQKPAVLVIANRTVAKAEQLVREFADLGPLVAAGFDWIDAPVDLIVNGTSASLGGELPPIAPSLIQPGHTVCYDMMYGREATAFNRWAAEQGAARCLDGLGMLVEQAAEAFELWRGVRPDTAPVLAELRRQLAG